One stretch of Papaver somniferum cultivar HN1 unplaced genomic scaffold, ASM357369v1 unplaced-scaffold_154, whole genome shotgun sequence DNA includes these proteins:
- the LOC113336741 gene encoding pyruvate, phosphate dikinase 2-like, protein MSFAAVKGIRVRAPADGYAQIPLKENQDQIGGGGVSVQFKRHGSLKTSRVQASSQDGAGVTTNTPADPVPKGGRGRSVSPSRALLTPLSSQLSNDNGPVKRVFTFGKGRSEGNKGMKALLGGKGANLAEMATIGLSVPPGLTISTEACQEYQEVGKKITEGLWQEVLEAFEIVENSMGVVLGDPSRPLLLSVRSGAAISMPGMMDTVLNLGLNDEVVAGLAAKSGERFAYDSYRRFLDMFGDVVMGISHSLFEEKLQELKAAKGVQLDTELTASDLKELVEKYKKVYFEAKGEHFPSDPKKQLMLAVQAVFDSWDSPRANKYRSINNITGLKGTAVNIQCMVFGNMGDTSGTGVLFTRNPSTGEKKLYGEFLVNAQGEDVVAGIRTPQDIEVMKNCMPDAYKELVENCDILESHYKDMMDIEFTVQENKLWMLQCRAGKRTGKGAVKIAVDMVREGLVDTRSAIKMVEPQHLDQLLHPQFEDPSAYKKKVMAVGLPASPGAAVGQIVFNAEDAEEWHAQGKSVILVRTETSPEDIGGMHAASGILTARGGMTSHAAVVARGWGKCCICGCPNIRVVDSEKVVVIADQVLGEGDWLSLNGSTGEVILGKQPLAPPALSADMETFMTWVDEVRLLKVMANADTPEDALTARNNGAQGIGLCRTEHMFFASDERLKAVRQMIMVGTLEHRKVALDLLLPYQRSDFEGIFRAMDGLPVTIRLLDPPLHEFLPEGDIEQIVGQLAIDTGVTQDEAISRVEKLSEVNPMLGFRGCRLGISYPELTEMQARAIFQAAINMTNQGVTVLPEIMVPLVGTPQELGHQANLIRGVAKKVFAEMGTKVAYKIGTMIEIPRAALVADEIAKHADFFSFGTNDLTQMTFGYSRDDAGKFLPQYLAQGILQNDPFQVIDTKGVGQLVKMATERGRGAKPSLKVGICGEHGGDPTSVAFFAEAGLDYVSCSPFRVPIARLAAAQVIV, encoded by the exons ATGTCGTTTGCCGCGGTGAAAGGAATACGCGTGAGGGCACCTGCAGATGGATATGCGCAAATACCATTGAAGGAAAACCAAGACCAAATCGGAGGAGGAGGAGTTTCTGTTCAATTCAAACGTCACGGTTCTCTTAAAACAAGCCGAGTTCAAGCAAGTTCTCAAGATGGAGCTGGTGTGACAACTAACACCCCAGCTGATCCAGTGCCAAAAGGTGGTCGTGGCCGCAGCGTTTCACCGTCAAGAGCGTTACTTACTCCTCTAAGCTCACAACTCTCAAATGATAATGGACCCGTCAAG AGGGTGTTCACATTTGGCAAAGGAAGGAGTGAAGGGAACAAAGGCATGAAGGCTTTG TTGGGTGGAAAAGGAGCGAATCTCGCTGAAATGGCGACAATTGGACTATCTGTACCACCAGGCTTAACCATCTCAACAGAGGCATGCCAAGAATACCAAGAGGTCGGAAAAAAGATAACTGAAGGACTGTGGCAAGAAGTCTTAGAAGCTTTTGAAATAGTTGAGAATTCCATGGGTGTTGTCTTAGGTGACCCATCTAGGCCACTCCTCCTCTCAGTCCGTTCTGGCGCAGCG ATCTCAATGCCTGGAATGATGGACACTGTCTTAAACTTGGGGCTTAACGACGAAGTTGTTGCTGGTTTAGCTGCTAAAAGTGGCGAACGCTTCGCTTATGACTCCTACAGGCGTTTCCTTGACATGTTTGGTGATGTT GTTATGGGAATTTCACATTCACTGTTTGAGGAGAAATTGCAAGAACTGAAAGCTGCAAAAGGAGTTCAACTTGACACAGAATTGACTGCATCTGACTTGAAAGAACTGGTCGAAAAATACAAGAAAGTCTACTTTGAAGCTAAGGGAGAACACTTCCCTTCGG ATCCAAAGAAGCAGTTAATGTTGGCTGTTCAAGCAGTGTTTGATTCATGGGACAGTCCCAGGGCAAACAAATATAGGAGTATCAACAATATTACTGGGTTGAAGGGAACAGCCGTGAACATTCAATGTATGGTATTCGGGAACATGGGTGACACTTCAGGGACTGGAGTTCTGTTCACTAGGAACCCAAGTACTGGTGAAAAGAAACTGTATGGAGAATTCCTTGTCAATGCACAG GGTGAAGATGTAGTTGCTGGAATTAGAACACCACAAGACATTGAGGTTATGAAGAATTGCATGCCAGATGCTTACAAAGAACTTGTTGAAAACTGTGATATTCTGGAAAGTCATTACAAGGATATGATG GACATCGAATTCACTGTTCAAGAAAATAAGCTGTGGATGCTGCAATGCCGAGCAGGCAAGAGGACTGGCAAAGGTGCAGTCAAGATAGCTGTAGACATGGTGAGAGAAGGGCTTGTTGATACTCGTTCTGCCATCAAGATGGTTGAACCACAACATCTTGACCAGCTTCTTCACCCACAG TTTGAGGATCCATCGGCATACAAAAAGAAAGTTATGGCTGTGGGTTTGCCTGCATCACCAGGAGCAGCTGTAGGCCAAATAGTGTTTAATGCTGAAGATGCAGAAGAGTGGCATGCACAAGGAAAGAGTGTTATCTTG GTAAGGACTGAGACCAGTCCAGAGGACATTGGTGGAATGCACGCAGCGAGCGGAATATTGACAGCAAGAGGTGGTATGACCTCTCATGCAGCAGTTGTTGCCCGAGGATGGGGAAAATGTTGTATCTGCGGATGCCCCAACATCCGTGTAGTTGACTCTGAGAAG GTTGTTGTGATTGCAGACCAAGTGTTAGGGGAAGGAGATTGGCTATCACTCAACGGATCTACAGGTGAGGTGATATTGGGCAAGCAGCCACTAGCTCCTCCAGCTCTAAGTGCTGATATGGAAACCTTTATGACATGGGTTGACGAGGTTAGGCTTCTCAAG GTTATGGCAAATGCAGACACTCCTGAAGATGCATTAACAGCAAGAAACAATGGTGCACAGGGAATCGGACTTTGCAGGACAGAGCACATG TTCTTTGCGTCGGATGAGAGGTTGAAGGCTGTTAGGCAGATGATAATGGTGGGAACCCTAGAACACAGAAAAGTGGCATTGGACTTGCTTTTGCCCTACCAACGATCTGACTTTGAAGGAATCTTCCGTGCAATGGATG GTCTTCCTGTGACGATCCGGTTGTTAGACCCACCGCTTCATGAATTTCTGCCAGAAGGAGATATTGAACAAATTGTTGGTCAGCTGGCTATCGACACTGGTGTGACCCAAGATGAAGCTATCTCAAGGGTGGAGAAGCTCTCGGAAGTGAATCCTATGCTTGGTTTCCGTGGTTGCAG GCTTGGCATTTCATATCCGGAACTAACTGAAATGCAAGCTCGCGCCATCTTTCAAGCAGCTATAAATATGACCAACCAGGGTGTCACTGTTCTTCCTGAAATAATGGTTCCACTTGTGGGAACTCCTCAG GAGCTTGGACATCAGGCGAATTTGATACGTGGCGTTGCCAAGAAAGTCTTCGCTGAGATGGGCACCAAAGTAGCTTACAAGATTGGAACAATGATTGAAATTCCCAGGGCTGCATTAGTGGCAGATGAG ATTGCGAAACATGCAGACTTCTTCTCGTTCGGGACAAACGATCTCACTCAAATGACATTCGGGTACAGTAGAGACGATGCTGGCAAGTTTCTACCTCAATACCTTGCCCAAGGCATTCTGCAAAACGATCCCTTCCAG GTGATTGACACCAAAGGCGTGGGTCAGCTTGTCAAAATGGCTACCGAGAGAGGTCGCGGTGCTAAGCCTAGCTTGAAG GTTGGAATATGTGGAGAACACGGTGGAGACCCTACTTCTGTTGCGTTCTTTGCGGAGGCTGGACTGGATTATGTTTCGTGTTCTCCATTCAGGGTTCCCATTGCAAGGCTAGCAGCAGCTCAAGTGATTGTTTGA